The sequence TGTTCAAGTAATGGGCGCGATTGCTTAAAAAGTGATTGCGTCCAGATCACGTAAATGTGCCAAATTATTTTGGGCAAAATACTTAATAACAGAAGGGATTTACACTGACAAGGAGGAGTGCACATTTGAAAAAGTTGCTATTGGGTTTAGTTATTATTATGGCAATGATTTCTTTATACTCATATCAGTTGCCAATTATGAGTACAGGAGAAGCGATAGTAAGTGCAGAAAAACACTTGCAAAATCCACCAAAGGAGTGGGGAAAGTCATTTTCAGACTATGATTGGAATGATACTCCATTAGAAAACGTTGTTGTATCGCTAAATCAAAAGAATGATTTTTGGAGCAACTTAACAAATAGAATGAATTGGGAAGTCACTCTAAAAAATAATGGTGCAGAGCCAACAGTTGTTATAGATGCTTATACAGGTAAACTCATTGATATTTATGGACCGTTAAACTAAGTATCCCATTTTACTGTTCAAGTAATGGGCGCGATTGCTTAAAAAGTGATTGCGTCCAGATCACGTAAATGTGCCAAATTATTTTGGGCAAAATACTTAATAACAGAAGGGATTTACACTGACAAGGAGGAGTGCACATTTGAAAAAGTTGCTATTGGGTTTAGTTATTATTATGGCAATGATTTCTTTATACTCATATCAGTTGCCAATTATGAGTACAGGAGAAGCGATAGTAAGTGCAGAAAAACACTTGCAAAATCCACCAAAGGAGTGGGGAAAGTCATTTTCAGACTATGATTGGAATGATACTCCATTAGAAAACGTTGTTGTATCGCTAAATCAAAAGAATGATTTTTGGAGCAACTTAACAAATAGAATGAATTGGGAAGTCACTCTAAAAAATAATGGTGCAGAGCCAACAGTTGTTATAGATGCTTATACAGGTAAACTCATTGATATTTATGGACCGTTAAACTAAGTATCCCATTTTACTGTTCAAGTAATGGGCGCGATTGTGGAGCAAGAAAAATCTGAGAGGTAGCAATTGCTATCTCTTTTTTTGAACAGTAAGAATTGATAGTGCAGTTTTTTTGGGTAAGAAGGCTTCACAAACGCTGTTATATTCTTGCTAAAAAGTTTCGTATGTAGTAAAGTAATGATAATTTAATACATCAGACGATGATGGGAAGCAGTAGCGAGTATGTTTTTTGTAGAGAGCCAGCGGGTGGTGGAAGCTGGTAAAGACACTTGTGAATCCGTCCCTGAGTAGCCGGGTTGAACGAATAGTAAGCCCAGCCGGACATTGAACCGTTATTTCAACGAGTGGATCAGCGCATTTGCTGATCAATTTGGGTGGCAACGCGGGTAGTTCTCGTCCCTATTATAGGGGATGGAGGGCTTTTTTTGTGTCTTCAAATCGTCGTCAATTTCCATTAGAGGAGGAAAAAACATGTTGGATATTAAAAAGTTACGTGCAGATTTCGATGGAGTGAAAGAAAAGCTTGCGAAACGTGGAGAAGATCTGTCCGATTTGGATAAATTCGTTGGTTTGGATGACAAACGTCGGGAATTAATCGCAAAAGTAGAAGTGTTAAAAGCGGAGCGCAATGAAGTGTCACAAAAAGTGGCGGAGATGAAACGCAACAAGGAAAATGCGGATGACGTTATCGCTCGTACGCGTGAAGTCGGCGATGAGATTAAAACATTGGATGAAGAGTTGCACAAAGTCGAAGAAGAACTCAATTATGTAGTGATGCGTATCCCGAACATTCCTCATGAAAGTGTTCCTGTCGGCGACAGCGAAGATGACAACGTGGAAATCCGTACGTGGGGCGAGAAGCCTGAATTTACGTTTGAACCGAAACCCCACTGGGAAATTGGAACAGATTTGAAATTACTTGATTTTGAACGTGCAGCGAAAGTGGCGGGAAGCCGTTTCGTATTCTATCGTGGCCTTGGTTCACGCTTGGAACGTGCGTTGATCAGCTTTATGATGGACCTTCATGTCGATGAGCATGGCTATGAAGAAATGCTACCGCCCTACTTGGTAAACCGCACGAGCTTAACAGGTACTGGTCAATTGCCGAAATTCGAAGAGGATGCGTTCCTAGTTGAGGAAGAGGACTATTTCTTAATTCCGACATCTGAAGTACCGGTAACGAACTTCTACCGTGATGAAATTCTGGACGGTGCACAACTGCCTGTGGCATTTACAGCATACAGCACAAACTTCCGTTCAGAGGCAGGTTCCGCAGGACGTGATACACGTGGGTTAATTCGCCAGCATCAGTTCAATAAAGTTGAGCTTGTTCGCTTCGTGAAGCCAGAAGATTCTTATGATGAGTTGGAAAAACTGACAGGTCA is a genomic window of Sporosarcina oncorhynchi containing:
- a CDS encoding PepSY domain-containing protein, yielding MKKLLLGLVIIMAMISLYSYQLPIMSTGEAIVSAEKHLQNPPKEWGKSFSDYDWNDTPLENVVVSLNQKNDFWSNLTNRMNWEVTLKNNGAEPTVVIDAYTGKLIDIYGPLN
- the serS gene encoding serine--tRNA ligase → MLDIKKLRADFDGVKEKLAKRGEDLSDLDKFVGLDDKRRELIAKVEVLKAERNEVSQKVAEMKRNKENADDVIARTREVGDEIKTLDEELHKVEEELNYVVMRIPNIPHESVPVGDSEDDNVEIRTWGEKPEFTFEPKPHWEIGTDLKLLDFERAAKVAGSRFVFYRGLGSRLERALISFMMDLHVDEHGYEEMLPPYLVNRTSLTGTGQLPKFEEDAFLVEEEDYFLIPTSEVPVTNFYRDEILDGAQLPVAFTAYSTNFRSEAGSAGRDTRGLIRQHQFNKVELVRFVKPEDSYDELEKLTGHAEKVLQLLGLPYRALKMCTADLGFTAAKKYDLEVWIPTQGTYREISSCSNFEDFQARRASIRFRREPGAKPEFVHTLNGSGLAVGRTVAAILENYQQEDGSVMIPEVLRPYMGGREVIK